The genomic segment TGCCGGCGCGCTTGAACTGCCCGCTGTCCAGCGCGCGGCGCAACTGGAACAGGTCGCTGGCGGACTGGGTGAAGTTCACGTACACCGGATCGATCTGCTGGATCAGCGCCAGGGCCGTGGCCTCCCCCTGGCCGACCAAGGCGCCTTCGGTGACCAGAGCGCGGCCGATGCGGCCGGAGATCGGCGCTGTCACGCTGGCGTAGCCCAACTGGATCTCGGCGCTGCGCACTGCGGCCTCGGCGACCGCCACATCGGCTTGCGCCAACTGCTCGGCGGCTTCGGCGTTGGTGAAGTCCTGCATGCTGATCGCCTGGGCGCCGATCAGAGGGCGGTAGCGCGCCAGTTGGGCGCTGGCCTGCGCCAGTTGGGCCCGCGCCTTGGCCAGGCTGGCGCGGGCACTTTGCGCGGCAGCGGCGTAAGGGGCGGGATCGATGCGAAACAGTTCCTGCCCCGCTTTGACATCGCTGCCTTCGTTGAACAGACGCTGCTGCAAAATGCCCGCAGCCCGGGCACGCACCTGCGCGACACGGGAAGCCTCGACGCGGCCCGGCAATTCGGTGACCAGGCCCGCATCGCCCGGGGTGGCGGTGACCACCCCCACCTCGACGGGCGGCATCTTCGGGCCGTCCGCCGGGGCCTGTGCTTCACTCTTTACGCAGGCGCCAACCACGATGGCGGCAAGCAATGAGAGCAGCCTGTGGGCCGGAACGGCGCGCAATGTGGGCATGGGAGTCCTTTGGGGATGTTTTCGGGATTGAAGACCGCAACGAGGGCCGCAATGGGGGCGATTGTGATCTGATTTTTCTTTCGGGATCGGCGCGGACTTTGCCGTATGCGACAATCACGGGTTTTCGAACGGGTGCCATGCGCGGCTGTAGCTCAGTGGATAGAGTATTGGCCTCCGAAGCCAAGGGTCGTGGGTTCGATCCCCGCCAGCCGCACCACTGATCTGATGATGAGAGTTGGGCAATCGACCGGTTCCCGAAGAACTGCCCGGAATTTGCTGCTATACTCGCCGATTCCTTGGAGGGGTGCCCGAGTGGCTAAAGGGGGCAGACTGTAAATCTGTTGGCTTGCGCCTACACTGGTTCGAATCCAGTCCCCTCCACCAGTGATGAATGCGGTGACGAGTGCGCAAGGGTCGTTGGTCGATGCGGGAGTAGTTCAGTGGCAGAACCCTAGCCTTCCAAGCTAATGACGCGGGTTCGATTCCCGCCTCCCGCTCCAACGCCGTTTGCCGGTTCGCCGCCGGGGCATCGTCGGTTGCGGCTGGTTGCTTGTCACGTTGGTACGGGTTTGTCGATGGCCCATGTGGCTCAGTGGTAGAGCACTCCCTTGGTAAGGGAGAGGTCGCGGGTCCGATTCCCGCCATGGGCACCACTTTCAGGCGCATCCGGTTCCGGGTGCGCCGAGAACCCTTTCGGGTTGGTATGGATTTTTTTCGGAGTTCGAGAAATGGCAAAAGGAAAGTTCGAGCGCACCAAGCCCCACGTCAACGTGGGCACCATCGGTCACGTCGACCATGGCAAGACAACGCTGACGGCGGCCATCGCCACCGTGCTGTCTACCAAGTTCGGCGGCGAAGCCAAGGCTTATGACCAGATCGATGCAGCGCCCGAAGAAAAGGCCCGTGGCATCACCATCAACACCGCCCATGTGGAATACGAGACGGCCAACCGCCACTACGCCCATGTCGACTGCCCCGGCCACGCCGACTATGTGAAGAACATGATCACCGGCGCCGCCCAGATGGACGGCGCCATCCTGGTGTGCTCGGCCGCCGACGGCCCCATGCCCCAGACCCGCGAACATATCCTGCTGGCCCGCCAGGTGGGCGTGCCCTACATCGTCGTGTTCCTGAACAAATGCGACATGGTCGATGACGAAGAACTGCTCGAACTCGTCGAGATGGAAGTGCGCGAACTGCTCGACAAGTACGACTTCCCCGGCGACGACACCCCGATCATTCGCGGCTCGGCCAAGTTGGCGCTCGAAGGCGACAAGGGCGTGCAAGGCGAACAAGCCATCATGAAGCTCGCGCACGCGCTGGACACCTACATCCCGACGCCCGAGCGCGCGATAGACGGCACCTTCCTGATGCCGGTGGAAGACGTATTCTCGATCTCCGGCCGCGGCACCGTGGTCACCGGCCGCGTCGAGCGCGGCGTCATCAAGGTGGGCGAAGAAATCGAAATCGTCGGCATCCGCGACACGCAAAAAACCATCTGCACCGGCGTGGAGATGTTCCGCAAACTGCTCGACCAGGGCCAGGCCGGCGACAACGTCGGCCTGCTGCTGCGCGGCACCAAGCGCGAAGACGTGGAACGCGGGCAGGTGCTGTGCAAGCCCGGCTCGATCAAGCCGCACACCCACTTCACCGCCGAGGTCTACGTGCTGAGCAAGGACGAAGGAGGGCGGCACACGCCGTTTTTCAACAACTACCGGCCGCAGTTCTACTTTCGCACCACGGACGTGACCGGGGCCATCGAGTTGCCGGCGGACAAGGAAATGGTGATGCCGGGCGACAACGTATCGATCACGGTCAAGCTGATCAACCCGATCGCGATGGAAGAAGGACTGCGCTTTGCGATCCGCGAAGGCGGTCGCACCGTGGGCGCTGGTGTCGTGGCCAAGATCCTGGCCTGATTTTCAAACATGCACAGGGGTATAGCTCAATTGGCAGAGCGTCGGTCTCCAAAACCGAAGGTTGTAGGTTCGATTCCTACTGCCCCTGCCACTTGAGAATGTGGCCCACACAAACCCGCAGGGCTTTTGCCCGGGTCCCGTCCCTGAAGGGTTTGGTTGTCTCGAATGACGCCGTCAATCGGAAGCAGAAATTACTCAAAGATGGCCACTTCACCACAGGTCGAAACTGTCAACACCGGCGCAGACAAGGCCAGACTCGCAGCGGCGGCGGCCTTGGTCGTCGCGTCGGTCGTGGGCTTTTATTTGCTGGGCAAACAAGGCGCGCTGGCGCAGTGGGCAACGCTGATCGCCGGGCTCGTTGCCGCCGCTGGCGTGTTCCTGCTGTCCGGGCCTGGACGCCAATTCCTGGCTTTTGCCCGCGATGCATGGCACGAGGTGGGCAAGGTCGTCTGGCCGACCCGCAAGGAAGCACTGCAAATGACGGCGTATGTGTTTGCCTTCGTGGTGGTCATGGCGCTCTTCCTGTGGCTCACCGACAAGACGCTGGAATGGGTTTTGTACGACTTGATTTTGGGATGGAAAAGGTCATGACCAGCGCTGCAAAAATCACCGAGGCGCAAGCCTCTGCGGGCGCCTTGGCCGGGGGCAGTCCCCATTGGACCGAAGTCGGCTCCAGTGCGGCTGCAACCCATCCCGATCTGCGCTGGTACATCGTCCACGCCTATCTGGGCATGGAAAAGGCGGTGGAGCGCAACATACAGGAGCGCATCCACCGGGCCGGCATGCAGGACAAGTTCGGCCGCATCCTGGTGCCGACCGAGCAGGTCGTGGAGATGAAGAACGGCCAGCGCAAGACGACGGAACGGCGCCTGTTCCCGGGCTATATGCTGGTCGAGATGGTGATGGACGACGATACCTGGCACCTGGTCAAGCACACCAACAAGGTCAAGGGTTTCGTCGGTGGCAGCAAGAACCGGCCGCCCTCCATTTCCGATGCCGAGGTGCAGAGCATCGTCAGCCACATGATCGAAGGCGCCGACAAGCCACGGCACAAGATGGAGCTCATGGTGGGCGAGCAGGTACGCGTCAAGGAGGGGCCATTCACGGACTTCAATGGCATGGTCGAAGAGGTCAATTACGAAAAGAGCCGCGTGCGCGTCTCGGTGATGATTTTTGGGCGTTCCACGCCGGTCGAGTTGGAGTTCGGTCAGGTTGAAAAAGCCTGATCGGCGAACGGGATGCCGCACCTTTCGACTCGGTGCGGACATCTGGTGCAAGGAGTCGTCAACCCCGGGGAGCCGGTTGCCGCAGGTTGCGGCGCAGGCGTCATGACCCGCAAGGAGTAGTCACACATGGCCAAGAAAATCGTCGGCTTCATCAAGCTGCAAGTGCCGGCCGGCAAGGCCAATCCATCCCCCCCGATTGGTCCCGCCCTGGGCCAGCGGGGTCTGAACATCATGGAGTTCTGCAAGGCATTCAACGCGCAGACCCAAGGTGTGGAGCCTGGTTTGCCGCTGCCCGTGGTCATCACGGCATTTGCCGACAAGAGCTTCACTTTCATCATCAAGACGCCGCCGGCGACGACGCTGATCAAGAAGGCCATCAAGCTCGAAAAAGGCTCTGCCAGCGCGCTGAGCACCAAGGTTGGCAAGATCACGCGCGCGCAGCTCGAAGAAATCGCCAAGACCAAGATGAAGGACATGAACGCCGCAAACGTCGACGCTGCCGTCCGGACACTGGCTGGTTCCGCACGCTCGATGGGCGTGACGGTGGAGGGTTTGTAAATGCCGCAGTTGACGAAAAAACAAAAGGCCATGCAGGGCAAGGTCGACAGCACCCGCTTGTACGCCTTCACCGATGCCCTGGTCTTGGTCAAGCAAGCCGCCACCGCCAAATTCGATGAATCGATCGACGTGGCCGTGCAGTTGGGCATCGATGCCAAGAAGTCTGACCAAGTGGTGCGTGGCGCCGTGGTGCTGCCCAACGGCACCGGCAAGATCACCCGCGTGGCCGTGTTTGCCCAAGGTGCCAAGGCCGAAGAAGCCAAGGCCGCTGGCGCCGATGTCGTCGGCATGGACGATCTGGCGGCGATGGTCAAGGCCGGCGACATGCCGTTCGACGTGGTGATTGCAGCCCCTGACGCGATGCGCGTAGTGGGCACGCTCGGTCAGATCCTGGGGCCGCGCGGCCTGATGCCCAATCCCAAGGTGGGCACGGTGACCCCTGACGTGGCCCTGGCGGTAAAGAACGCCAAGGCCGGCCAGGTGCAGTTTCGCGCCAACAAGGCCGGCATCGTGCACAGCACGATCGGCCGCCGTTCGTTCGACGACGCCAAGCTGCAAGGCAACCTGGCGGCGCTGATCGATGCGCTGAACAAGACCAAGCCGGCGTCGAGCAAGGGCCAGTACCTGCGCAAGCTGGCGCTGTCTTCGACGATGGGGGTGGGTGTGCGCGTCGATACGCAGTCCATCACCGTGTGATGGCGCGCCGTCGTCGCAAGACGTGACAAGAAATCTTCGGGTCTACCAAAGGCCCGATGTGGTGGGCTGAAAGTGGTGCGCAAACGCTTTCAGGCCATCGAAGACCGTTGGTGTGCCAGCCGCACTCAAACCCCCGGAGCGAGGGGGGCCAACGCAGATGGCGATCCTGCTGCAGATGGAATTCGTTTTCCGGAAAACAGTTGATCGCTGCAACGTGAGCGCACGAGGGCCCAGGCCCGAATGCGCAGTGGAAGGAGCAGACCTTGAGTCTTCAACGCAGTGAGAAAGAAGCGGTCATCAGCGAAGTCAGCCGCCTGGTCGCCAAAGCCCAAACGCTGGTGCTGGCGGAATACCGTGGCATCACGGTTGCCGACATGACCAAGTTGCGCGTGCAAGCGCGCAGCAATGGCGTGCGCCTGAGTGTTTTGAAGAACACCTTGGCGCGCCGTGCCGTGGCTGGCAGCGCGTTTGACGTGCTGGCCGGGCAGATGACCGGCCCGCTGATCTATGGCTTCTCCGAAGACGCCGTGGCGGCCGCGAAAGTGGTGGCCGAGTTTGCGAAAACCAACGACAAGTTGGTGATTCGCGCTGGCGCTTTCGCTGGCAAAGCCCTGGATGTCAACGGCGTCAAGCAGTTGGCCAGCATTCCTTCCAAGGAGGTGCTGCTGGCCCAACTGTGCGGCTTGCTGATGTCGCCCATATCCCGCACCGCCGTGGTGCTCAGCGCGCTGGCGGCGAAAAAAGGTGAAGGTGAAGGCGTGGGCCAAGCCCAAGCCGTGCCCGCCTGAAGTCCGGCCCGCCTGTCACCCGTTCCGTTATCCGTGAAACACCCATTGAATCGTTAGGAAAGCAAAATGGCATTCGATAAAGACGTATTTCTGACCGCGCTGGACAGCATGACGGTCCTGGAACTCAATGACCTGGTCAAGGCCATTGAGGAGAAGTTCGGCGTGAGCGCTGCCGCAATGGCGGCTCCGGCTGCGGCCAGTGGCCCTGGTGCAGCGGTCGTCGAAGAAAAGACCGAATTCAACGTGCTGCTGACCGAGGCGGGCGCCAACAAGGTGTCGGTCATCAAGGCCGTGCGCGAAATCACCGGTCTGGGCCTGAAGGAAGCCAAGGATTTGGTCGATGGCGCTCCGAAGAACGTCAAAGAGGGTATTGCCAAGGCCGATGCCGAAGCCGCTGTCAAGAAGCTGCTCGACGCCGGTGCCAAGGCCGAGCTCAAGTAATCCGGCCTCGTTTGGCGGGCTGGGGTTGCCCCTCACCGGGCCTCCAGCCCCCGATATGCGTTCAGAGCGCACCCGAAAACCGGCCCGACCAGAGCGCGCGCCGGATTTCGAGTGTCTTCTGATCATTGCGACAGCAGAAGACGCCTTGGTTCGGGTGATGTGCAACGCATCACCGTCCGCCATGGTTGGTAGTGGCCAACCACCAAGCCCGCAGAAACGGCGCGAACAGTGCGTTTTGCGGGTCAGTCGTCGAAGACCCAGGACGCATGTCTTTGTCCGGAGATTTCATGGCCTATTCCTTTACCGAGCGCAAGCGAATCCGCAAAAGTTTCGGCACCCGCGACAGCGTGCTCGAAGTTCCTTATTTGCTGCAAATGCAAAAGGACGCCTATACCGCCTTCCTGCAAGCGGACAAGGAGCCCCGCAAAAGAACCATCGAGGGTCTGCAGGCGGCATTCGATGCCGCCTTTCCGATCGTCTCGCACAACGGTTTCGTCGAGATGAAGTTCATCGAGTACAACCTGGCCAGGCCGGCATTCGATGTGCGCGAGTGCCAGACGCGCGGCCTGACCTTTGCGTCGGCCGTGCGGGCCAAGGTGCAGTTGATCATCTATGACCGCGAGTCCTCGACCTCGCAGTCCAAGGTGGTCAAGGAAGTCAAGGAGCAAGAGGTCTACATGGGCGAAGTGCCGCTGATGACCGACAAGGGCTCGTTCATCATCAACGGCACCGAGCGCGTGATCGTCTCGCAGTTGCACCGCTCGCCGGGTGTGTTCTTCGAGCATGACAAGGGCAAGACCCATGGCTCGGGCAAGCTGCTGTTTTCCGCGCGCATCATTCCTTACCGTGGCTCTTGGCTCGACTTCGAGTTCGACCCCAAGGACATCCTGTACTTTCGCGTCGACCGCCGGCGCAAGATGCCGGTGACGATCTTGCTCAAGGCCATCGGCCTGAACCCGGAATCGATCCTGGCGAACTTCTTCGTCAACGACAATTTCCGGCTGATGGACAGCGGCGCGCAAATGGAATTCGTCCCCGAGCGGCTGCGCGGCGAAGTGGCCCGTTTCGACATCACCGACAAGTCCGGCAAGCTCATCGTTGCCAAGGACAAGCGCGTGACTGCGCGCCACACCCGCGATCTGGAGCAGTCCGGCAGCACGCATATCAGCGTGCCCGAGGATTTCCTGGTCGGCCGGGTCGTGGCGCGCACCATCGTCGATGCCGACAGCGGCGAAATCCTGGCCAAGGCCAATGACGAGTTGACCGAAGCCCTGCTCAAGAAGCTGCGCAGCGCCGCCGTGCGGGAGTTGCAGTGCATCTACACCAACGAACTCGACCAGGGCGCTTACATCTCGCACACCCTGCGCAGCGACGAAACGGTGGACGAGTTTGCCGCCCGCGTGGCCATCTACCGCATGATGCGCCCTGGCGAGCCGCCCACCGAGGACGCGGTGCAGGCCCTGTTCCAGCGCCTGTTCTACAACCCCGATACCTACGATTTGTCGCGTGTCGGCCGGATGAAGTTCAACGCCCGGATCGGGCGCGACGAGTCCACCGGCCCGATGGTGCTGTCCAATGAGGACATCCTGGCCGTGGTCAAGATTTTGGTCGACCTGCGCAACGGCAATGGCGAAGTCGATGACATCGATCACCTGGGCAACCGCCGCGTGCGCTGCGTCGGCGAGTTGGCGGAAAACCAGTACCGCACCGGCCTGGCGCGTATCGAGAAAGCCGTCAAGGAGCGTCTGGGCCAGGCCGAGCAAGAGCCGCTGATGCCGCATGACCTGATCAACTCCAAGCCGATTTCGGCGGCCCTGAAGGAGTTTTTCGGCGCTTCGCAGTTGTCGCAGTTCATGGACCAGACCAACCCGCTGGCAGAGATCACGCACAAGCGCCGCGTCTCCGCGCTGGGCCCGGGGGGGTTGACCCGCGAGCGCGCAGGTTTTGAAGTGCGCGACGTGCATGTGACCCACTATGGCCGCGTGTGCCCGATCGAAACCCCCGAAGGCCCGAACATCGGTTTGATCAACTCGCTGGCACTGTACGCGCGCCTGAACGAGTACGGCTTCATCGAAACCCCGTACCGCCGGGTGGTCGGCGGCATGGTCACCAACGACATCGACTACCTGTCGGCGATCGAAGAAGGCAAGTACGTGATCGCGCAGGCCAACGCCGTGCTCGACAAGGAGGGGCGCCTGACGGGCGACTTGGTCTCGGCCCGTGAAAAAGGCGAGTCGATCCTGTGCGCCGCCGACCGGGTGCGGTACATGGATGTCTCGCCTGCGCAGATCGTGTCGGTGGCCGCTTCGCTGGTGCCGTTCCTGGAGCACGACGATGCCAACCGCGCCTTGATGGGCGCCAACATGTCGCGCCAGGCCGTGCCGGTGCTGCGCCCGGAAAAGCCGCTGGTCGGAACCGGCATCGAGCGCGTGGCGGCCATCGACTCGGGCACCGTGGTCACGGCAACACGCGGCGGCAGCGTGGACTATGTCGATGCCACCCGCATCGTGGTGCGCGTCAATGACGACGAAACGGTGGCTGGCGAAGTCGGGGTGGACATCTACAACCTGATCAAGTACCAGCGCTCCAACCAGAACACCAACATCCACCAGCGCCCCATCGTCAAAAAGGGCGACCGGCTGGTCAAGGGCGATGTGATCGCCGATGGCGCATCGACGGACCTGGGCGAAATCGCCATTGGCCAGAACATGCTGATCGCGTTCATGCCCTGGAACGGCTACAACTTCGAGGACTCGATCCTGATCTCGGAACGGGTGGTGTCCGAAGACCGCTACACCTCGATCCACATCGAGGAACTGGTGGTGATGGCCCGCGATACCAAGCTCGGCGCCGAAGAAATCACGCGCGATATCCCGAACCTGTCGGAGCAGCAACTGAACCGCCTCGACGAGTCCGGCATCATCTACGTGGGCGCCGAAGTGCAGCCCGGCGATACGCTGGTGGGCAAGGTCACGCCCAAGGGCGAGACCACCCTCACACCCGAAGAAAAGCTGCTGCGCGCGATCTTCGGCGAGAAGGCTTCCGATGTGAAGGACACCTCGCTGCGCGTCGAGCAAGGCTCGCAAGGCACGGTGATCGACGTGCAGGTGTTCACCCGTGAAGGAATAGCGCGCGACAAGCGCGCGCAGCAGATCATCGACGATGAGCTCAAGCGCTTTCGGCTGGACTTGAACGATCAACTGCGCATCGTCGAGGCCGACGCCTTCGAGCGCATCGAAAAGCTGCTGCTCGGGCGCGTGGCCAATGGCGGTCCGCACAAACTGCTCAAGGGCGCGAAAATCGACAAGCCCTATCTGTCGTCGGTGGAGAAATTCCATTGGTTCGACATCCGCCCGGCGCAGGACGAGGTCGCCGCGCAGCTCGAATTGATCAAGGATGCGCTGGAGCAGACGCGCCACAGCTTCGACCTGGCTTTCGAGGAAAAAAAGAAAAAACTCACGCAAGGCGATGAGTTGCCCGCCGGCGTGCTGAAGATGGTCAAGGTCTACCTGGCCGTCAAGCGCCGCCTGCAACCTGGCGACAAGATGGCCGGGCGCCATGGCAACAAGGGGGTGGTCTCGAAGATCGTTCCGGTCGAAGACATGCCTTACATGGCCGACGGCACGCCTGCCGACATCGTGCTCAACCCGCTGGGCGTGCCTTCGCGGATGAACATCGGCCAGGTGCTGGAAGTGCACCTGGGCTGGGCCAGCAAGGGCATAGGCCAGCGCATCGGCGACATGTTGCAGCAGCAGGCCAAGGCCGCAGAACTGCGCAAGTTTCTGGACAAGGTGTACAACGCGCGCGGCCGCACCGAGGACCTGGCGCAACTGTGCGACGAGGAACTCGTGGCCATGGCGGCCCATCTCAGGCATGGCATGCCGTATGCCACCCCGGTGTTCGACGGTGCTTCGGAAGAAGAAATCAAGGACATGCTCAAAATCGCTTACCCGGACGAGATCGCGCAGCGCAAGGGTCTGACCGCCACCCGCACCCAAGCCTTCCTGTACGACGGCCGCACCGGCGAGCGCTTCGAGCGGCCCACGACCATAGGCTACATGCACTACCTGAAGCTGCACCACTTGGTCGATGACAAGATGCACGCCCGTTCCACCGGCCCCTACTCGCTGGTCACGCAGCAACCGCTGGGCGGCAAGGCCCAGTTCGGCGGCCAGCGCTTCGGCGAGATGGAAGTCTGGGCGCTCGAAGCCTACGGCGCCGCCTACGTGCTGCAGGAAATGCTCACCGTCAAGTCCGACGATGTGGCCGGCCGCACCAAGGTGTACGAGTCGATCGTCAAGGGCGAACATGCCATCGAAGCCGGCATGCCGGAATCGTTCAACGTGTTGGTCAAGGAAATCCGTTCACTGGGCCTGGACATCGAGCTCGAACGCTCTTGAGCGCAAAAGGAAAGAGTCACCATGAAATCACTCCTGGACCTGTTCAAGCAATTCACGCCGGATGAGCACTTCGATGCCATCCGCATCGGCATGGCTTCGCCCGAGAAGATCCGCTCCTGGTCTTTTGGCGAGGTGAAAAAACCCGAGACCATCAACTACCGCACCTTCAAGCCCGAGCGCGACGGGCTGTTTTGCGCCAAGATTTTTGGTCCCATCAAGGACTACGAATGCCTGTGCGGCAAGTACAAGCGCCTGAAGCACCGTGGCGTGATCTGCGAAAAATGCGGCGTCGAAGTCACACAGACCAAGGTGCGGCGCGAGCGCATGGGCCACATCGACCTGGCAGCACCTTGCGCGCATATCTGGTTCCTCAAGTCGCTGCCGTCGCGCCTGGGCATGGTGCTGGACATGACGCTGCGCGACATCGAGCGCGTGCTGTACTTTGAAGCCTATGTGGTGACCGACCCCGGCATGACGGCGCTCAAGAAGCTCAGCATCATGTCCGAGGAAGACTACGAGGCCAAGCGCAAGGAATACGGCGATGAATTCATCGCCAAGATGGGCGCCGAAGGCATCAAGGATCTGCTCGAATCGATAGACATCGACCTGTCGATCGAAAAGCTGCGCGGCGACCTGACCGGCTCCGAGGTCAAGGTCAAGAAGAACGCCAAGCGGCTGAAGGTGCTCGAAGCGTTCAAGAAATCCGGCATCAAGCCCGAGTGGATGGTGCTGCAAGTGCTGCCGGTGCTGCCGCCGGACCTGCGCCCGCTGGTGCCGCTCGATGGCGGCCGCTTCGCCACCTCCGACCTGAACGACCTGTATCGCCGCGTGATCAACCGCAACAGCCGTCTGCGCCGTCTGCTGGAGCTCAAGGCCCCGGAGATCATCGCCCGCAACGAAAAGCGCATGTTGCAGGAAGCCGTCGATTCGCTGCTGGACAACGGCCGCCGCGGCAAAGCCATGACCGGCGCCAACAAGCGCGCGCTCAAGTCGCTGGCCGACATGATCAAGGGCAAGAGCGGGCGTTTCCGCCAGAACCTGCTGGGCAAGCGCGTCGACTACTCGGGGCGCTCGGTGATTACCGTAGGCCCGACGCTCAAGCTGCACCAATGCGGTCTGCCCAAGCTGATGGCGCTGGAACTGTTCAAGCCCTTCATCTTCTCGCGCCTGGAGGCCATGGGCATCGCCACCACGATCAAGGCCGCCAAGAAGGAGGTCGAATCCGGCACGCCGGTGGTCTGGGACATCCTGGAAGAGGTCATCAAGGAGCATCCGGTGATGCTCAACCGCGCGCCCACGCTGCACCGTCTGGGCATACAGGCGTTCGAGCCGATCCTGATCGAAGGCAAGGCGATACAACTGCACCCGCTGGTCTGCTCGGCGTTCAATGCCGACTTCGACGGCGACCAGATGGCGGTGCATGTCCCGCTGTCGGTGGAAGCGCAGATGGAAGCGCGCACGCTGATGCTGGCCTCGAACAACGTGCTGTTTCCGGCCTCGGGCGAGCCATCCATCGTTCCTTCGCAGGACGTGGTGCTCGGCCTGTACTACGCCACCCGCGACCGCATCAACGGCAAGGGCGAGGGCCTGGTGTTTGCCGATACCGGCGAGGTGCAGCGCGCCTTCGACGCCGGCGAGGTCGAACTGGCTGCCCGCATCACCGTGCGCCTGACCGAGTGGAGCAAACCCAAGGACAGCGACGCGCTGGTGCCCACGACCGCGCTGGTGGAAACCACGGCGGGCCGGGCCTTGCTGTCGGAAATCCTGCCTCCGGGCCTGCCGTTCTCGTATGTCAACAAGGCGCTCAAGAAGAAGGAAATCTCGCGCCTGATCAACGTCTCCTTTCGCAAATGCGGGCTGAAGGCAACGGTGGTGTTTGCCGACAAGCTGCTGCAAAACGGCTTTCGCCTGGCCACGCGCGCCGGCATCTCGATCGCCATCGATGACATGCTGGTGCCACCGCAAAAAGCCGGCATCATCGAGCGCTCGGAACGGGAGGTCAAAGAGTTCGAGCAGCAATATGTCTCCGGTCTGGTCACTGCGGGCGAGCGCTACAACAAGGTGGTCGACATCTGGGGCAAGGCCGGCGACGAAGTGTCCAAGGCGATGATGGCCCAACTGTCCAAGGAGCAGGTCATCGACCGCCATGGCCAGCAGGTCTCGCAAGAGTCCTTCAACTCGATTTACATGATGGCCGACTCCGGCGCCCGCGGCTCTGCCGCCCAGATCCGTCAGGTGGCCGGCATGCGAGGGCTGATGGCCAAGCCGGACGGCTCGATCATCGAAACGCCGATCACCGCGAACTTCCGCGAAGGCCTGAACGTGCTGGAGTACTTCATCTCCACCCACGGCGCCCGCAAGGGCCTGGCCGACACGGCCCTCAAGACCGCCAACTCGGGCTACCTGACCCGGCGTCTGGTCGATGTGACGCAGGACCTGGTGGTGACCGAAGAGGATTGCGAGACCGCCAACGGCTCGCTGATGCGCGCCATCGTCGAAGGCGGCGAAGTGATCGAATCGCTGCGTGACCGGATCCTCGGGCGCACCGCTGCCGAAGAAGTGCTGCACCCGGAAAACCGCATGGTGCTGGTGCCGGTCGGCGTGATGCTCGATGAAGACCTGATCGAAGAACTGGAAGCGGCGGGCGTCGATGAAGTCAAGGTGCGCACCGCGCTGACCTGCGAGACCCGCTACGGCCTGTGCGCCAAATGCTATGGCCGTGACCTGGGCCGTGGCGGACTGATCAACCTCGGCGAAGCCGTGGGGGTGATCGCGGCCCAGTCG from the Verminephrobacter eiseniae EF01-2 genome contains:
- the rpoC gene encoding DNA-directed RNA polymerase subunit beta', which codes for MKSLLDLFKQFTPDEHFDAIRIGMASPEKIRSWSFGEVKKPETINYRTFKPERDGLFCAKIFGPIKDYECLCGKYKRLKHRGVICEKCGVEVTQTKVRRERMGHIDLAAPCAHIWFLKSLPSRLGMVLDMTLRDIERVLYFEAYVVTDPGMTALKKLSIMSEEDYEAKRKEYGDEFIAKMGAEGIKDLLESIDIDLSIEKLRGDLTGSEVKVKKNAKRLKVLEAFKKSGIKPEWMVLQVLPVLPPDLRPLVPLDGGRFATSDLNDLYRRVINRNSRLRRLLELKAPEIIARNEKRMLQEAVDSLLDNGRRGKAMTGANKRALKSLADMIKGKSGRFRQNLLGKRVDYSGRSVITVGPTLKLHQCGLPKLMALELFKPFIFSRLEAMGIATTIKAAKKEVESGTPVVWDILEEVIKEHPVMLNRAPTLHRLGIQAFEPILIEGKAIQLHPLVCSAFNADFDGDQMAVHVPLSVEAQMEARTLMLASNNVLFPASGEPSIVPSQDVVLGLYYATRDRINGKGEGLVFADTGEVQRAFDAGEVELAARITVRLTEWSKPKDSDALVPTTALVETTAGRALLSEILPPGLPFSYVNKALKKKEISRLINVSFRKCGLKATVVFADKLLQNGFRLATRAGISIAIDDMLVPPQKAGIIERSEREVKEFEQQYVSGLVTAGERYNKVVDIWGKAGDEVSKAMMAQLSKEQVIDRHGQQVSQESFNSIYMMADSGARGSAAQIRQVAGMRGLMAKPDGSIIETPITANFREGLNVLEYFISTHGARKGLADTALKTANSGYLTRRLVDVTQDLVVTEEDCETANGSLMRAIVEGGEVIESLRDRILGRTAAEEVLHPENRMVLVPVGVMLDEDLIEELEAAGVDEVKVRTALTCETRYGLCAKCYGRDLGRGGLINLGEAVGVIAAQSIGEPGTQLTMRTFHIGGAASRAVIASRVEAKSNGVIGFSSTMRYVSNTKGELVVIARSGEIVIHDEYGRERERHKVPYGATLTVNADQNVKAGTVLAKWEPLTRPIITEFAGRTKFENVEEGLTVARQLDEVTGLSTLVVIDPKRRGAAKVVRPQVKLIDAQGNEVKIPGTDHSVTIGFQVGALIQVRDGQDVGPGEVLARIPVEGQKTRDITGGLPRVAELFEARTPKDKGTLAEMTGTVSFGKETKGKVRLQITDPEGHVFEELVPKEKNILVHEGQVVNKGESIVDGPADPQDILRLLGIEELSRYIVDEVQDVYRLQGVKINDKHIEVIVRQMLRRVVVEDAGESNYISGEQVERSEILNTNEALRAAGKIPAVYSNLLLGITKASLSTDSFISAASFQETTRVLTEAAIMGKRDELRGLKENVIVGRLIPAGTGLAYHQARKAKDAMDDAERRAIADAEAAEMAAQAEVPELDGSSVTASDAAAD